The following are encoded together in the Streptomyces rapamycinicus NRRL 5491 genome:
- a CDS encoding ECF transporter S component, translating to MSGTAPSGPHRAERENGGGTKAIRLGPRSVAALALVSAIGVVAFGWPLFAPGDSGITTHAADAPWLFAALLPLLLAVVVATIADTGLDAKAVAMLGVLAAAGAALRPLGAGTAGIEPMFFLMVLSGRVLGPGFGFVLGAVSMFASALLTGGVGPWMPFQMLAMGWVAMGAGLLPGAARPPGRAESLLLAGYGAVASVAYGTVMNLQGWTLLQGMASGISYVPGDPLGENLARFAAYCLATSLGWDLPRAVVTMVLTLTLGGPVLRALRRATRRAAFEAPVAFEDG from the coding sequence ATGAGCGGGACGGCGCCGAGCGGGCCGCACCGCGCGGAACGGGAAAACGGCGGCGGGACGAAGGCCATACGCCTCGGCCCGCGCTCGGTGGCGGCGCTCGCACTCGTCTCCGCGATCGGTGTCGTCGCCTTCGGCTGGCCGCTGTTCGCACCGGGCGACTCGGGGATCACCACCCACGCCGCCGACGCGCCCTGGCTGTTCGCCGCGCTGCTCCCGCTCCTGCTGGCCGTGGTCGTGGCGACCATCGCCGACACCGGTCTGGACGCCAAGGCCGTAGCGATGCTCGGGGTACTGGCGGCGGCGGGGGCGGCCCTGCGCCCGCTGGGCGCGGGGACGGCCGGGATCGAGCCGATGTTCTTCCTGATGGTGCTGTCGGGACGGGTGCTGGGCCCCGGTTTCGGCTTTGTCCTCGGCGCCGTGTCGATGTTCGCGTCCGCGCTGCTCACGGGCGGGGTGGGCCCGTGGATGCCGTTCCAGATGCTGGCGATGGGCTGGGTGGCGATGGGCGCGGGGCTGCTCCCCGGCGCCGCCCGGCCGCCCGGCCGGGCGGAGTCGCTGCTGCTCGCGGGGTACGGGGCGGTGGCGTCCGTGGCCTACGGAACGGTCATGAACCTCCAGGGCTGGACCCTGCTGCAGGGCATGGCCTCGGGGATCTCCTACGTCCCCGGCGACCCACTCGGCGAGAACCTCGCCCGCTTCGCGGCGTACTGCCTGGCCACCTCGCTGGGCTGGGACCTGCCGCGCGCCGTGGTCACGATGGTGCTCACCCTCACCCTCGGCGGACCGGTGCTGCGAGCGCTGCGCCGCGCAACGCGCCGGGCGGCGTTCGAGGCGCCGGTGGCCTTCGAGGACGGGTAA